Genomic DNA from Rudanella lutea DSM 19387:
TGGGTTACCTCTTCAGTCTCCACCACGCGGGCCACGTCGGCGAAAGGTCCGGTGAACGTACCGGCTTCGCATGGGTCCGATGTAGCTCCCTCCGTGCCGGCGGCTCCGGTGAGCACGGCAGCTACCTCTACGACCATGCTGCCAGAGATGGCCACACCGACCGCCCAGGTTATCCGGTCGTACCCGGTCAAGCTGGCGTACAACAAAACGGTCAGTATTATTTTTCCGGTCCCGGTGCGTTCCGTCGATCTGGGGAGCCACGACATCATCGCCGATGTCGAGAACGTGCTGAAAGTAAAGGCCAATCAGATCGGCTTTAACGAAACCATTTCTCGGTCATCACGGCCGATGGCAAGTTCTACAGCTTCGTGGTCAGCTATAACGAAAGCCCCGCTACACTGGCCCTGAACTTAGTGGTCTATCAGGTCAACCTGAAAGCGGGTACCCGGCCTGGATTGGCCCAGCCTCACAAGCCGCTTTCATCCAGACCGGGTCAGTGTATTTCGCCAACGTAGCGGCTTCTCAACAAGATCTAGCGGGGGTCAGCGACCACGTACTGCACAAAACCCGCCGAGTCCGGGGCATCGGCCACGACCGGAGCAGAATGGCCGTTAAGCTGAAAGGTGTTTTCCTACTGTATTACCGCCTGGCGTTCCGCAACCGCTCGAACCTCAACTAGGTCCTCGATTACGTCCGCTTTTTCATTATCGATAAAACCGTTGCCAATGAAGCCTCTCATCAGGAAATCAAGGTACGCCCGATCTACATCCACAACGACCCGATCCGTACCGTGAAAGGCCATTCATACGTCGAGAAGGTTTATGCCTTTCAGCGGTTCATTATCCCTGCCGATAAGGTCTTGCAGGTACAAAACGGCGAGCGGCAACTGGCTTATGCGATGAATAACCGGGTGATTATAAGAGCAAAGTCATTGTAGGGAATCTATTTGATGTTACAGCCGCTGATCATTCCAGCGGCTTTTTTGCTGATGGGAAATATTTTGTCGAAAATGCATGCCAACCTCTCAGTAAGCCGTTTGTACCTATTTGATTCCTTTTCACGAGTTGACATCCAATCTTGTGCAGTCAATAACCATATAGACGCTTCCATCGAATCTATAAATGAACGGGCAAAACAGCATTCAGGACATTGTTTTTCACTTCATGAATCAATTCGTTTTTGACGAAGATGAGTTAGACTATTCATGCATCGCTAAACACGCGAACGTACTCCAGGCATTGGCCGATGTGAGCAATTCCGGGGTGCAGATTTTCGACCAGCATCGAAAACAAATTGCCTTCTTCTCTACCAATTACGGCAAAATGTTGGGCTATGAACCAGCAGATTATGAGGGGCTGAACTACCACTTTTTTGAAAGCAAAATCCACCCTGATGAGAAACATCAACTGGCAGTGCGGGGAGTTTCGGTTTTAAAAATGTTCAGTACGTTCTCGAACAACGAAAAGTTGAATCATAAAGCTATTTACGAGTATCGGATGCTGAACAGCGAGAACGTCTATGTCCGGCTCGTTGAGCAATTTCAGGTGCTGGAATTAGACTCAAGAGGCCAGATATGGCTCATGTTTAGCGTGGTTGATCTATCGCCCAATCAGGAGTCGGATGGTTCGGTTAAATGCCAGATATTGAACTTCAGAACCGGCCATTTTGTCCCTTTGGAAATGGAGTCACCGCAGGTCGAGCTAACAAAACGTGAGATCGAGATTCTCAAATTGGTGAAGCAGGGCTATCTGAGCAAAGAAATCTCCGACCAGCTTTCAATAAGTGTGCATACCGTCAACACGCACCGGTACCGTTTTTTAGAAAAACTGGGGGCCAATAACTCCATAGAAGCCGTTGTGTTTGCGTCAAAACACGGACTATTGGACTGAGCGTACTAATAAATCAGTATTGTGCTGGGATAGCGGTGAAAAGACCTTTGTGGGGTCAAATCATCTAATCAGTTTGCATGATACGTACTTCGTTTACACTCCTCTTAACATTCTTTTTAACCAACGTTCTCGCCCAGTCAACCCAAACTATTCGTGGTTCTGTTATCGACGGAGCTTCCAGCAAGCCCATTGCTTTTGCATCCATTGTCGTAACGGAAACGACCCCGCTCCTTGGCGCAACCACTGACGAAACGGGGGCTTTCGCGGTAAATAACGTACCGGTGGGGCGCTACGACCTACGGGTTACGGTTGTCGGCTACGAGTCGGCTGTGGTGCACGAGGTGCTGGTTGGGTCAGGTAAACAAACGGCCCTGACGATCCACCTCAACGAAGCGGTAACTCAACTCAACGAGGTCACGGCCCGACCCCGCGTGAGCAAAGAGCAGCCTATCAACACAATGGCTACGGTTAGTGCCCGGATGCTTAGTGTAGAAGAAGCCAAACGCTATGCGGGTGGTTTCGACGATCCGGCCCGGCTGGCGTCGGCGTTGGCCGGCGTAGCGGGCAACATGGGCGACAATGGCATCATCGTGCGTGGCAATGCGCCCAAGTTTCTGCAATGGAGAATGGAGGGTGTCGAGATTCCCAGCCCCAACCACTTCGGCGACCTCAACTACCTCGGCGGGGGCATTCTGACCGCTCTGAGCAGTCAGATGCTGGCCAACTCTGATTTTCTGACGGGGGCTTTTCCTGCCGAGTACAGCAATGCGTTGTCGGGTGTGTTCGATGTAGCCATGCGAACGGGTAATAACCAAAAGCGTGAAAGCACCATTCAGTTGGGTGTGGTGGGGTTGGAGAGTGCCTCCGAAGGCCCCTTCAAAAAAGGCGGACGGGCGTCATACCTCTACAATTATCGGTACGCTACGTTAGCCTTGCTGAAGCCGCTCCTGCCCGAAGATGCCCAGAGCATTGCCTATCAGGATCTGTCGTTTAAGCTAAATTTTCCGACGACCACCGCCGGTACGTTCTCGGTCTGGGGCATGGGGTTCCGGGACGGAGCGAGTGCTCAGCCCAAAAAAGACCGGAGCGACTGGAAATACCCCGACGATAACGAAGACAACGTCATCAGGCAGTCAACGGGCGTGGTGGGCATCGGACATACGTATGTTTTCAGCAATGACGTCTATTGGAAAACAACCGTAGCCGCTACCGCCAACGAGGTTGACTGGACGGCTCAAAAACTGACGAATGAACTGGAATTGAATCCGTACAGCAAGATCGCCAATACCAACTGGAATGTCATTCTATCGTCTTTCCTAAACAAAAAGTTTAGTAGTCGCCACACCAACCGGACTGGTATCATACTCAACAGTATGCACTATGATCTTTTGCTCAACAAAGTCCTTCGTCTCGGGAGCATTCCTCAGGAAATCGTGAAGGCACGAGGACAAAGCTTGTTGGCATCGGCCTACAGTAGCTCGTCAATGTACCTGACCGATAGGCTGGTGATGAACGTCGGCCTCAACGCGCAACTGTTTACGCTGAACAACCGGTACACCATCGAACCCCGGCTTGGTTTTCGACAGCAGTTCAACGAGAACCATTCGCTTGGTTTGGCGTATGGGCTGCACAGCCGCCTTGAGAAGCTGAATTACTATTTCAACAACTCACTAACGACGGGTGAAAGAGCCGTCAACCGGAACCTTGATTTCTCGAAGGCGCACCACCTCGTGTTGAGCTACGATTGGAACGTATCAGACCGTATTCACCTCAGGATTGAGCCGTATTATCAACGCCTGTTCTCCGTGCCGGTCATACGCGATAGTTCGTTTTCGTTCATCAACCTGCAAAGTGATTTGTTCTTTGGCAAGAAGTTGCAGAATACGGGCGTAGGTCGTAATTACGGGATCGATCTGACGCTCGAGAAATACGTCTCAAACGGTTATTACTATCTGCTGTCCGGCTCGTTGTTCAATGCCGAATACAAAGGCGGTGACGGCGTTTGGCGAAACACCCGCTTCAACCGCCGATACGTAGTTAATTTTTTAGTTGGGAAAGAGTGGGCACTGGGTAAAAACAAGCAAAACACGTTTAGCCTGAATACCCGGCTCAGCTATCAGGGCGGCAACCGATATTCGCCCGTTGATGAGGTAGCTTCAAGGAAAGCCCAGGCTGTTATCTACGACGAAAGCAGGGCGTATTCGTTGCAATCAGACCCTATGCTCCACGTGCATTTCACGGCAATCTACCGCATCAATAAGAAAAAGCGGGCGAGCGAACTGGCCCTGAAAGTCCTGAATCTAACGCAACAACCCGACTTCAGGGGGCATCTGTTCAACCAAATTGCCAATGTGGTTGAACAGGAATTACCCACACTTATGATTCCCAACCTGAGCTACAAAGTGGAATTTTAGCCGTCCGAATCAAATGAACACCCTCATCGGAGCGAACCGAATAAACGCCGTTGCTACGGGTATATGCTTTATGGCAGCGGCCGTCACCTCAATAGCCGGCAAATTGCTTTACGCCCCCGTTTTGGCCAACCCCGATTACCTGACAGTTGGGGTTGTGGAAGTCAATCAAGTCATTTTGGGAGCCGTTTTTGAATTGGCTTTAGTTATATCGGCCATTGGAACCGGGATGCGTGTTTTTTAGAGCGTTGGAGGTAGTTTTCATCCTGGTTGGGTTAGTGAGCGTGTTGGCACTGATTACGTTGAGCAGGTCGTTTACTACGTCATCCTCAGCCGATACGGCGCATTTTATGGTTGTAGGAGCAACGCTAAAAGGCTTCCACGACTGGACGTTAGTATTAGGCCCCAACTTCATGCTCGGCATCAATACGTTCCTCTACAGCTACGTATTCTTTGTCTCCGGTCTTGTGCCCAAGCCCATCGCTCTACCAGGTCTCACAGCCGCCACGTTAATCTTTCTTGTGTCGCTACTCGAATTGTTCCGAGTTGTCCAGCAAGTGTCGGTGGCGGGCTGGCTTATCCGAAAAGGATTTAACTTATCCCGTATTCAGCCAATTAGGCTCTACTAACCTATATATACCCTTCGTTGTATGCCTAACTTTCCCTTTCTCTCTACCACTCAATACCTTACCATCCTGCGCGTAGGGCTAGGGCTAATGATGATGGCTCACGGAGCCGCCCGTCTGTATGTAGGTTCCGTAGGGGCGTTCGGGGGTTTCCTCAACAGCAAAGGATTGCTGATTGGTCCGGCGCTTGCCTGGGCTATAACACTCAACGACCTGGTCGGCGGTGCTTTACTGACCTTAGGCTACTTCCGCAGAGGGCTAAGTGCCGGGTTTATTCTGGTCATGCTGGGTGGTATTGCGCTGGTCCATTGGCCCAACGGCTGGTTTGTAGTGGGCCACCAGCAGGGTGGTATCGAGTACAACGTATTGCTCATTCTATGCTTTTTGCTGGTAGCTTCACAAAACCCTAACCGTCACCATCCATGACCGAACGATTCCTGAAAGCATTGCTTGAGCGTCCGAGACGACTGTTCCTGATAGACAGCCTCGGCGCATGCCTGACGGTGGTGATGTTGCTTGCCTGTTTGCCGTCCCTTGAGCCGTACATCGGGATGCCACTGCCTATTCTGCGGCTATTGGCTCTGCCTGCATCCACGTTCGCCCTTTATTCGGCTGGATGCTATTGGCTGGTACGTAGCCGGTGGCAGCTCTACCTGAATGGCATTGCAGTGGCAAATGGGTTATATTGTCTGATCACGTTTGGGCTGATAATCAGCTATTATGACTTACTAACAAGGCTTGGCGTGGCCTATTTCTTAGGTGAAATTGGGGTGATTTGTGCATTGATTTGGGTGGAACGACAAGCTGTAACCCTATATGCTACCCGTTGAACGCTACTTTTACCTACTCATGCAAAAGAGCCACCTTGTTGGAACATTTCTCTGGCCGGGCGATTTGCCATGGCTATAATGCTGCTTTTCACGGCGGTTGGCCACTTCACTTTTTCAAAAGGCATGTCGCTGATGATTCCTGACTTCATCCCTTTTAAAATAGCTATAATTAAGATCACAGGAATCCTGGAAATTGTCGCTGCTTTGGGATTACTGATCCCCGGCACCCGAACAATAACTGCTTGGTTCCTGATTCTCTTTTTCCTGTTGATTCTTCCTGGAAACGTAAAAGCAGCCCTGAATTCCATAGACTATCAACAGGCTACTTTCAACGGAAACGGTCCGGCGTATTTGTGGTTTAGAATTCTGCTGTAGCTTTTCTTTATCGCTTGGGTGTACGTAACTGCCTTACATCCCAAGTTAATTACGTAGTGATAGAAGATTGTTTCTTAGGTATGAGATGTATTCAACAGCTGATTTAACCGGCGCAAAGCTCTCAAAAAATTTATGGCGTTTGAATTAAGCAATACTGTTCCATGGGGCCGGAACCTGAATGAATACAGGTCCATGTTCAGGCTTACTGAGGAGGATTTGAACAAACGAATTATCGGTTTTGGGGACGGCCCTGCCAGTTTTAATGCCCAAATGACGCAGTTGCGAAAAAGCGTAGTTTCCATTGATCCCATCTATCGATTCACCGTCGCTGAGCTAGAACAACGAATCAACCAGACAAAGGGGATCGTGATGGAGCAGATAAAAAATAATGTTGACAAGTTTGTCTGGACGAAAATAAGAACCCTTGAAGAACTCGAAGCGATCCGATTAGCTGCGATGAGCCACTTTTTAGAGGACTTTGAGAAAGGAAAGCAGGAGTTTCGTTACCTGGACCATGAACTGCCTGCCCGGACAACCTTTGAGGATTTGTCGTTCGAATTAGGTTTAAGCTCACACTTTCTTCTTTTGTATTCTCAGTTAGGTTTGGACTTTCACCTGTCCACACTGACTGAAATGTTAAGGCTATGCAAACAGGTCCGTATATTCCCAATACTAAACCTGAATGCTGAACAATCCGAACTTTTAGTCCATGTGATGAAGCGTTTTGCCTTAAATTTCACTGTTGAGATTGTGAACGTGGAGTATCAATTCCAGCGAAACGGGAATCAGATGCTGCAAATCACGCATAGGTAATACAACTATATAACTCACTTAAGTTAGAACACCCCGTCAGCGGCCGCTGACGGGGTGTCGAGTAATCAATGATAATAAAGCTGGAATCCGGCCTAGAACAAAGATACGCCCTGTTGGGAGATCCGATTCTTTGACTGCTCTTCGATGACGGCCTGAACCCCATCTCCTGCCACGAGCGGAGTAGTCGGCGGTATGTGCGTCGGTCACCGTCCATATAAATACTGTCGGCTACTATCTCCACCAGGCATAGGTTATGCGGCTTCTGTTTCTGGATGTCCAGCAGAATCAAGCGGTCGGCTTGCTGGCAGGCGCCTAGATAAAAGGCGGCTCGCCGGTCGTATTCGTAGCGGTAGCAGTTTGCTTCAAACTTGTGCTGATTGCGGGCTGAGGTCGTTTTCACATCAACAATTAGCCTTCACCCGGCAGACGAATATCTAAGTGAGCTTTGCAGGGCAGGTCGGTCTGTTCGTCGATCCAATGTTGCGGAGTTTCAACCTCAGCTTTGAGCAGGAGCTGGGTAAGGAACGCATCAGCCCGCACTACGTCCAGCATTCTCTGGTGGCAGTGGCTCCTTTCCCGGTTGGTCACTGGAGGGTGTCTGGGAGGCCGATGCGAGGTACTGACCACTTGTGTCAGTTCATGTTCAAAATTGAATTTTTTGGATAGAATCAACTTGAAATAACGATATGAGTGGCCGACCGTTGCTTTAGGGGGGAGGAGTGTGAACCTATCTCTCCCTTTCGTCTTGCGTATGTACTAGATGGTATAGCGCGCATGGCTGTAAGGTAGATTTCCTTATAAAGACCTGATTAATAGATGATTAAGTTGTAGGGTATGATTTTTGAGTCGACTAACTACGACAAAATCCTCGTGAACTACGACAAAATCCTCGTGAAATTAGGTCCTGCTTCATACTATTTATAATATTTTTTTGTTTGTTTTTTGTTTTTTCTTTGTTAGTCTTCTATAAGGGTAGATTATTATACTTTCAATTCTACTTATTTTTTACCTTTCAATAACCCCCTTCACAAAATTTGAGAATTTTTTGGTTTATTTACTATTTATAGAGGACGCTAATGATTTGATAATCAAGATTTTATAATCTTTAATTACGACATATTCCTCGCAAACTACGACATATTCCTCGTTGAACTACGACATATTCCTCGCAAACTACGACATATTCCTCGTTGAACTACGACATATTCCTCGCAAACTACGACATTGTTATTTTGGCGTCGTTTTTTATTTCAATTTTGTTAATAACTTGCAGGTAGGATACGAAACTTTAGGTGTATGGATGATAAGTTGATTGTTCAGGATAACGCAATTACAAGTGCAAGATATGAAATGAATGCACTTGAGAAGAACATTATCTACATGATGATGGCACAGTTGCGTAAGGATGATAATGCTGATACAATTTACTATATCTCTGTTCGGGAGTTGATGGATAAAACAGGTACCCGAAACTCCTATGACGATTTTAAGAGGGCCACTGAGCAATTGGTAGGGCGTGTGCTTCAGATACATCGTCCTAATGGAAACTTGCTGCAGATTGCGATGATCTCATCGGCGGAGTATGTTGTTGGTCAAGGAATTATTGAAATAGGACTTGATCCTAAGATTCGGCCGTATTTCTTTGATCTAAAGCAGAATTTCACAGCTTTCCAGTTGCATATGGCGTTAAGTCTGGATAGCAAGTATTCGAAACGGGTGTATGAGATGTTAGCTCAGTACCGAAATTTGGGTGAGCTTAGGATCGATGTAATTGAGCTGAAGCGTCGACTGTATTTATATGACGATAAGACCGGGATTGAGCAGTATAAAAACTGGGCCGATTTTGAGCGGAGAATACTGGTTGTTGCCCAAAATGAGATCAATGATAAAACAGATCTGCGCATAACGTATACGCCTGTTAAGACGGGTCGCCGGGTTTCATCATTACGTTTCATCATAAATGTGGGTCCGCAGCAGATGGTGATTGATTACAAGGATGAAAATACGGCTTTGTTTAGTCGCTTGGTAAATGATTTCCGACTCCGCAAGGAGCAGGCTCAGGCGGTCATTGATCGGTTTAGTGGTGCCGAGATCCAAAAGCGTCTATATGACATTCAGCTCATGCGTTCTGATAATAAGATCCAGAATTTAGGAGGCTACACGGCTAAATCCTTTGGGGTTTGATTTTTCAGCTGGGAAACAAATTTGTATCAGAAGAATTTGCGCGAATTTTTCCCATTATACTGAAAGGTTATTTTTAAAAGGTCATAAATACAATTCACCAACTACGTTCTACTGTATCTGAATAAATAGTTATTCCAGGAAGATAGAATATATATCATCGTAACTTTCTTATAGTAAGCTGGTTAATCAGTATCTATTCGACGTTTTCCTGTAATGAGTTGGTAAATGTGGTAGTATGTATGTCTAATGTTGACTGCGACGTTTAGTCTGCATGGCGTCATTTTCTATTTCATCAAATTTGACTCCCTTTTCCTCCCATCTTGCTCCTTTTTTCTCCCAGTTAGATACGTTTGCTCCTCTTTCCTCCCACTTTGCTCCTTTTTCCTCCCACTTTGCTCCTTTTTCCTCCCAGTTTTGCTCCCTTTTCCTCCCACTTAACTCCCTTTTTCTCCCAGTTGACTCCTTTTTCCTCCCAATTACAGACTGCAACTATATATTTTTCAGGTACTTAAGGTATCCCTAATAGTTAATGGTTAATAATAAGCCAATCCTATTAAATAGGGGGGAGGTAAGTTTTATCAAATAATCAAAACAATCGTAGTCATAAAGTAAGTGTGAATGTAAAATTCTGGCCGCTCCCTTTTCCTCCCACTTCGCTCCTTTTTCCTCCCAATACGTACAGTGATTCATTGGTTGTCTTGTGTTTAAAATGAGGCAGCTAAGTATCAGGACTTATCTATGCGACTAACCCGATTTGGAGCAGAAAGTAAAGAAACACTGGGCCGCCCCTTTTCCTCCCACTTTCATTAGTTTACACCTGACGTTCAGATAAGTAAGAGGAATCCGATTTGGTATGTGCGTAATCGGCATTACAACTGGGTAGGGAGTTGGTTACGCTCTGGGTTGGATAGGGGCGGTGTCGCTACATCAAGAATAAGTTTGACCGCATTTTTCGAGTTCACAAGTAGTCCAAGAGGATAGTTCATCGGATCCGATTCTCGGTGAAGGCGCCATTCGGTAAGTTGGCGGCTAATTGAATCTGTCATCGATGGGTTCTGATCCGCCACCCAGAGGCCGATGAACCGTCCCAGGTTGTAGTGATAGAAAAGAACATCAGGTTTATTGACCGTCATCGGTAAACAGGATGCAGTTCGTTCTACCAGGGCCCATCCCGGTTGATCTAAAAGGGTGCGTCGGATCTGGGCCACGCGACTCCGGTGAGTTGCCTTGGTACTTACAGTTTTTGAGAGGGTAGGGGTTCTGGCCAGCAGCTTATCTTCTCCCAAGGCAACCTGGTAGTAGTAGCGCGATTTGATGAGCCGGTTCAGTGTCCGGTAGGACCACTTTTCGTCGGCCGCGTTGTGGAGGTAGAAATGGCGTTCCTGTTCGTTTTCGATGCTTATCAAAATTCGGTAGTGCGTCCAGGTCAGCTCTGTTCGTAAGTAATCCCGAATTTCTTTAGATTCTCCACGCATTGCGTGGAGAATCGGAAAACTCAAATAAAATTGTCGAAACCACCACAAATTAGAAGTCCTATATCCCTTACCGTAATGCTGAGTGAGCTCATTGGATAACTGTTCGATCAACTGAGTACCATAATCAGCACGATCCTGTCCCTGCTGCTCAGTCTCAACAATGATGCGGCCAATATGCCAGTAAGCTTCCACTCGGGCAAAGTCGGGCTCCCCACGGAGAGTTATTTCATCGACTGATACAAGTTGCCGTAGAAACTGGTGCAGCTCAACCAGGGAGTCGGGATTGGGTAATAATTGCGGGGTCTCCATTAACTGTCTTGGGTGGTTTTGACGTCTAGCACAAAATCAAAAATACAAACCAGCAAGCTGCCGGCATACTAGTGTCTGTTTCTCCTGTGCAAGCTCTAATCTTGCGTAGGAGGGTTATTCTTATAAGTACTGAGACAAAATTAGTTTCACTTAAACTCACTGAATCGGATGAACAATTCTTGACCCACGGCAGCTAATGCCAACCAGACAGCATAAAACAACGTGTTACTTGTCTGGTAATCTTCAGGCCGTAACCAACGAGCTTTCAGTTCTTTCCAAAGGCGTTCAGCCAAGTTCAACTGGGGGCTGTAGGGCGGCAGATTGAAGAGGGACAAGCCCCGTTGGCGCCAGTCTTTAAGCCGTTGGCGAACCTTGTCATCCGTATGAATCCGGGCGTTATCGAGTACGATGACCGTTGGTTTGGCTAGCCGCCAAGACAGTTCTTCCAACTGGTTGACCACAAAAGCTGACGGAATAGGGCCACTGCTGGTCGCGTAGTGCAACTGATTCTGGCGCGAAATCAGCCCAAAGCAATTCAGCCGCTGGCCCTTTTGCGGCCTCAATATGTACCGACTCGTCTTTAAATTGCCAACCATAGGGCACATAGCCTTCTTCGCTGACGCTGGACTCATCGCCGTAAAAGAGGTCAATAACACCGGCCTGACTTTGCGCTTCCAACAAACTAAGGGCTTCATAACGAACCTTGTAGAGCTCAGCATCCGGTTTGCCTTTGGGTCTCAGTCGGATGCGTCGGTAGCAGCCGTCAAGTTTTTTAAAAAGCGTTGCAAGGTTTTCAGGCTCATGGAACGACCCGTTTGCGACTCAATCTGGGCTTTAGCCTGCTTGAGTCGCAAACGGGTCGTTCTGAACCACTTGTCGTACTAAAGTGGCATCGGTTTCTTTAGTAAGCAGCGCTTTACGCCCTCGTCCGGGTTTGGTTCGCAGGCCGTTGAGTCCCTCTTGTTGATACCGGTCCAACCAAGCATTGACCGAGACGTAGTGTTGTTTAACCAGTTGGGCGACTTCTTTTGAGGTGCGCCCCTCACTTTTGAACAAGACGATCTGGCAACGTTGCCGAAAGGCATGGGAGGGGTCGGTACGAAACGCTTGTTGAAGGGTTTGTCGTTGGGCTGGTTGGAGTTCGATTATGCGTAGTTTTCCCAAAGCTGACTTGTTTTTAGGTC
This window encodes:
- a CDS encoding helix-turn-helix domain-containing protein, producing the protein MGKLRIIELQPAQRQTLQQAFRTDPSHAFRQRCQIVLFKSEGRTSKEVAQLVKQHYVSVNAWLDRYQQEGLNGLRTKPGRGRKALLTKETDATLVRQVVQNDPFATQAG
- a CDS encoding replication initiation protein; translation: MDDKLIVQDNAITSARYEMNALEKNIIYMMMAQLRKDDNADTIYYISVRELMDKTGTRNSYDDFKRATEQLVGRVLQIHRPNGNLLQIAMISSAEYVVGQGIIEIGLDPKIRPYFFDLKQNFTAFQLHMALSLDSKYSKRVYEMLAQYRNLGELRIDVIELKRRLYLYDDKTGIEQYKNWADFERRILVVAQNEINDKTDLRITYTPVKTGRRVSSLRFIINVGPQQMVIDYKDENTALFSRLVNDFRLRKEQAQAVIDRFSGAEIQKRLYDIQLMRSDNKIQNLGGYTAKSFGV
- a CDS encoding transposase, which encodes MLSSTRFVMKPLVCWKRKVRPVLLTSFTAMSPASAKKAMCPMVGNLKTSRYILRPQKGQRLNCFGLISRQNQLHYATSSGPIPSAFVVNQLEELSWRLAKPTVIVLDNARIHTDDKVRQRLKDWRQRGLSLFNLPPYSPQLNLAERLWKELKARWLRPEDYQTSNTLFYAVWLALAAVGQELFIRFSEFK
- a CDS encoding LuxR C-terminal-related transcriptional regulator; the protein is MNQFVFDEDELDYSCIAKHANVLQALADVSNSGVQIFDQHRKQIAFFSTNYGKMLGYEPADYEGLNYHFFESKIHPDEKHQLAVRGVSVLKMFSTFSNNEKLNHKAIYEYRMLNSENVYVRLVEQFQVLELDSRGQIWLMFSVVDLSPNQESDGSVKCQILNFRTGHFVPLEMESPQVELTKREIEILKLVKQGYLSKEISDQLSISVHTVNTHRYRFLEKLGANNSIEAVVFASKHGLLD
- a CDS encoding TonB-dependent receptor — its product is MIRTSFTLLLTFFLTNVLAQSTQTIRGSVIDGASSKPIAFASIVVTETTPLLGATTDETGAFAVNNVPVGRYDLRVTVVGYESAVVHEVLVGSGKQTALTIHLNEAVTQLNEVTARPRVSKEQPINTMATVSARMLSVEEAKRYAGGFDDPARLASALAGVAGNMGDNGIIVRGNAPKFLQWRMEGVEIPSPNHFGDLNYLGGGILTALSSQMLANSDFLTGAFPAEYSNALSGVFDVAMRTGNNQKRESTIQLGVVGLESASEGPFKKGGRASYLYNYRYATLALLKPLLPEDAQSIAYQDLSFKLNFPTTTAGTFSVWGMGFRDGASAQPKKDRSDWKYPDDNEDNVIRQSTGVVGIGHTYVFSNDVYWKTTVAATANEVDWTAQKLTNELELNPYSKIANTNWNVILSSFLNKKFSSRHTNRTGIILNSMHYDLLLNKVLRLGSIPQEIVKARGQSLLASAYSSSSMYLTDRLVMNVGLNAQLFTLNNRYTIEPRLGFRQQFNENHSLGLAYGLHSRLEKLNYYFNNSLTTGERAVNRNLDFSKAHHLVLSYDWNVSDRIHLRIEPYYQRLFSVPVIRDSSFSFINLQSDLFFGKKLQNTGVGRNYGIDLTLEKYVSNGYYYLLSGSLFNAEYKGGDGVWRNTRFNRRYVVNFLVGKEWALGKNKQNTFSLNTRLSYQGGNRYSPVDEVASRKAQAVIYDESRAYSLQSDPMLHVHFTAIYRINKKKRASELALKVLNLTQQPDFRGHLFNQIANVVEQELPTLMIPNLSYKVEF
- a CDS encoding DUF4138 domain-containing protein, with the translated sequence MKNIMCFLLIGSASLLSVYAQKKAILASYKRWVTSSVSTTRATSAKGPVNVPASHGSDVAPSVPAAPVSTAATSTTMLPEMATPTAQVIRSYPVKLAYNKTVSIIFPVPVRSVDLGSHDIIADVENVLKVKANQIGFNETISRSSRPMASSTASWSAITKAPLHWP
- a CDS encoding DoxX family protein gives rise to the protein MPNFPFLSTTQYLTILRVGLGLMMMAHGAARLYVGSVGAFGGFLNSKGLLIGPALAWAITLNDLVGGALLTLGYFRRGLSAGFILVMLGGIALVHWPNGWFVVGHQQGGIEYNVLLILCFLLVASQNPNRHHP
- a CDS encoding DUF1016 N-terminal domain-containing protein codes for the protein METPQLLPNPDSLVELHQFLRQLVSVDEITLRGEPDFARVEAYWHIGRIIVETEQQGQDRADYGTQLIEQLSNELTQHYGKGYRTSNLWWFRQFYLSFPILHAMRGESKEIRDYLRTELTWTHYRILISIENEQERHFYLHNAADEKWSYRTLNRLIKSRYYYQVALGEDKLLARTPTLSKTVSTKATHRSRVAQIRRTLLDQPGWALVERTASCLPMTVNKPDVLFYHYNLGRFIGLWVADQNPSMTDSISRQLTEWRLHRESDPMNYPLGLLVNSKNAVKLILDVATPPLSNPERNQLPTQL
- a CDS encoding DUF4386 family protein, coding for MLALITLSRSFTTSSSADTAHFMVVGATLKGFHDWTLVLGPNFMLGINTFLYSYVFFVSGLVPKPIALPGLTAATLIFLVSLLELFRVVQQVSVAGWLIRKGFNLSRIQPIRLY